A genomic window from Peromyscus maniculatus bairdii isolate BWxNUB_F1_BW_parent chromosome 1, HU_Pman_BW_mat_3.1, whole genome shotgun sequence includes:
- the Fxn gene encoding frataxin, mitochondrial, translated as MWALGRRAAVGLLPRTASGASASVGIPRGREPIGACGHRGLQVTTSAASAGRHSSLSLRYLDQILNIKKQSVCVVHLRNSGTLDNSSSLDETAYERLAEETLDALAEFFEDLADKPYTLEDYDVSFGGGVLTVKLGGDLGTYVINKQTPNKQIWLSSPSSGPKRYDWTGKNWVYSHDGMSLHELLARELTEAFNTKLDLSSLAYSGKGT; from the exons ATGTGGGCGCTCGGACGCCGCGCCGCCGTGGGTCTGCTGCCACGGACGGCGTCTGGGGCCTCGGCCTCGGTCGGGATCCCGCGCGGGAGGGAGCCGATCGGAGCGTGCGGCCACCGAGGCCTGCAGGTCACAACCAGCGCGGCCTCCGCCGGCCGCCACTCG AGTCTGAGCCTCCGCTACCTCGATCAGATTCTGAACATCAAGAAGCAGAGTGTCTGTGTGGTACATCTGAGGAACTCGGGAACTTTGGACAACTCAAG CTCTCTAGACGAGACAGCTTATGAAAGACTTGCGGAGGAGACGCTGGACGCCCTGGCAGAGTTCTTTGAAGACTTGGCAGACAAACCCTATACCCTGGAGGACTACGATGTCTCCTTTGGG GGCGGCGTGCTAACCGTTAAGCTGGGCGGGGATCTAGGGACCTACGTGATCAATAAGCAGACCCCAAACAAGCAAATCTGGCTATCGTCTCCCTCCAG tGGCCCCAAGCGCTATGACTGGACGGGGAAGAACTGGGTGTATTCCCACGACGGCATGTCCCTGCATGAGCTGCTGGCCAGGGAGCTGACGGAAGCCTTCAACACCAAACTGGACTTGTCTTCCTTGGCCTATTCTGGAAAAGGCACCTGA